In Elaeis guineensis isolate ETL-2024a chromosome 1, EG11, whole genome shotgun sequence, a genomic segment contains:
- the LOC105036846 gene encoding patellin-3 isoform X2: MAEETSTKVPEPAPATEAVAVETVAVAVATEAPPPPAPVAEDPKKPPAEEAPPAPGAEEKKPEGEKAAVPESGSFKEESNVVGDLQDPEKKALDEIKQLVQAALANNEFTPPPPPPPPPAAPAPAEEPKAEEPAAPPAKSEPEEPPKPAEPEEPPKPAVAEEPAASAKVETPPPPPPAEEKAVVVEEDGAKTVEAIEETVVPVVPPATEEVTPAAEPEKEAPAEAAAAAPEEEVFIWGVPLVGDEKSDTILLKFLRARDFKAKDAMTMIKNAVIWRKQFGIDALLEEDLGLPELEKVVFMHGYDKEGHPVCYNVYGEFQNKELYDKAFGDEEKRQRFLKWRIQYLEKGIRSQLDFTPGGISSMVQVTDLRNSPKLGKHRQATKQALTMLQDNYPEFIAKKVFINVPWWYLAFNRMISPFFTQRTKSKFVFAGPSKSAETLFKYIAPEQVPVQYGGLSKDNDPDFTTSDAVAEVTIKPSFKQTVEIPVTEPCLVVWELRVLGWEVSYGAEFVPNAEDGYTVIVQKTRKLAATEEPVVKASFKVSEPGKVVLIVDNPTSKKKKLLYRSKAKSSTGSI, translated from the exons ATGGCCGAAGAGACGTCAACCAAGGTACCCGAACCGGCCCCCGCAACGGAGGCCGTCGCCGTCGAAACGGTGGCGGTGGCGGTCGCGACCGAAGCACCCCCGCCACCTGCTCCCGTGGCGGAGGACCCTAAGAAGCCGCCGGCGGAGGAAGCGCCTCCAGCCCCCGGGGCGGAGGAGAAGAAGCCCGAGGGCGAGAAGGCCGCCGTCCCCGAGTCCGGCTCCTTCAAGGAGGAGAGCAACGTCGTCGGCGACCTTCAGGACCCCGAGAAGAAGGCCCTCGATGAGATTAAGCAGCTCGTCCAGGCCGCCCTCGCCAACAACGAATTCACCCCtcccccgccgccgccgccacctcCGGCCGCCCCCGCCCCGGCGGAGGAGCCCAAGGCCGAGGAGCCCGCCGCCCCACCAGCGAAGTCGGAGCCGGAGGAGCCCCCGAAGCCAGCGGAGCCGGAGGAGCCTCCGAAGCCAGCGGTGGCTGAGGAGCCCGCGGCATCGGCCAAGGTCGAGACACCACCTCCGCCGCCGCCGGCGGAGGAAAAGGCGGTGGTGGTGGAGGAGGACGGGGCCAAGACGGTGGAGGCCATCGAGGAGACCGTCGTCCCCGTTGTCCCCCCGGCCACGGAGGAGGTGACTCCGGCCGCCGAGCCAGAAAAGGAGGCCCCCGCTGAAGCGGCGGCGGCGGCTCCGGAGGAGGAGGTTTTCATCTGGGGCGTCCCCCTCGTCGGCGACGAGAAGAGCGACACCATCCTGCTGAAGTTCCTCCGCGCGCGGGACTTCAAGGCGAAGGACGCCATGACCATGATCAAGAACGCCGTGATCTGGAGGAAGCAGTTCGGCATCGATGCCCTCCTCGAGGAGGACCTGGGCCTCCCGGAGTTGGAGAAGGTGGTCTTCATGCACGGCTACGACAAGGAGGGCCACCCCGTGTGCTATAACGTCTATGGGGAGTTCCAAAACAAGGAGCTTTATGACAAGGCCTTCGGCGACGAGGAGAAGCGGCAGAGGTTCCTCAAGTGGAGGATCCAGTACCTGGAGAAGGGGATCAGGAGCCAATTGGACTTCACTCCGGGAGGGATTTCCTCCATGGTCCAGGTGACCGATCTGAGGAACTCGCCGAAGCTGGGGAAGCACCGCCAGGCCACGAAGCAGGCCCTCACCATGCTCCAAGACAACTATCCTGAATTCATTGCCAagaag GTGTTCATCAATGTTCCATGGTGGTACTTGGCTTTCAATAGGATGATCAGTCCCTTCTTCACACAGAGGACCAAGAGCAAGTTTGTCTTCGCAGGACCATCTAAATCAGCAGAGACCCTCTTCAA ATACATTGCACCTGAGCAGGTCCCAGTTCAATATGGAGGTCTAAGCAAGGACAACGACCCTGATTTCACCACCTCTGATGCTGTTGCTGAAGTCACTATCAAGCCTTCATTCAAGCAAACAGTTGAAATTCCAGTTACTGAG CCATGCCTTGTGGTCTGGGAGCTCCGAGTCTTAGGATGGGAGGTGAGCTATGGAGCTGAGTTTGTCCCAAATGCAGAGGATGGGTATACAGTGATTGTCCAGAAGACAAGGAAGTTGGCTGCCACTGAAGAGCCTGTGGTGAAGGCCTCCTTCAAGGTCAGTGAGCCCGGCAAGGTGGTTCTTATTGTCGACAACCCTACTTCCAAGAAGAAGAAGCTCCTTTACAGATCGAAGGCCAAGAGCTCTACTGGATCTATATGA
- the LOC105036846 gene encoding patellin-3 isoform X1, with translation MAEETSTKVPEPAPATEAVAVETVAVAVATEAPPPPAPVAEDPKKPPAEEAPPAPGAEEKKPEGEKAAVPESGSFKEESNVVGDLQDPEKKALDEIKQLVQAALANNEFTPPPPPPPPPAAPAPAEEPKAEEPAAPPAKSEPEEPPKPAEPEEPPKPAVAEEPAASAKVETPPPPPPAEEKAVVVEEDGAKTVEAIEETVVPVVPPATEEVTPAAEPEKEAPAEAAAAAPEEEVFIWGVPLVGDEKSDTILLKFLRARDFKAKDAMTMIKNAVIWRKQFGIDALLEEDLGLPELEKVVFMHGYDKEGHPVCYNVYGEFQNKELYDKAFGDEEKRQRFLKWRIQYLEKGIRSQLDFTPGGISSMVQVTDLRNSPKLGKHRQATKQALTMLQDNYPEFIAKKVFINVPWWYLAFNRMISPFFTQRTKSKFVFAGPSKSAETLFKYIAPEQVPVQYGGLSKDNDPDFTTSDAVAEVTIKPSFKQTVEIPVTEQPCLVVWELRVLGWEVSYGAEFVPNAEDGYTVIVQKTRKLAATEEPVVKASFKVSEPGKVVLIVDNPTSKKKKLLYRSKAKSSTGSI, from the exons ATGGCCGAAGAGACGTCAACCAAGGTACCCGAACCGGCCCCCGCAACGGAGGCCGTCGCCGTCGAAACGGTGGCGGTGGCGGTCGCGACCGAAGCACCCCCGCCACCTGCTCCCGTGGCGGAGGACCCTAAGAAGCCGCCGGCGGAGGAAGCGCCTCCAGCCCCCGGGGCGGAGGAGAAGAAGCCCGAGGGCGAGAAGGCCGCCGTCCCCGAGTCCGGCTCCTTCAAGGAGGAGAGCAACGTCGTCGGCGACCTTCAGGACCCCGAGAAGAAGGCCCTCGATGAGATTAAGCAGCTCGTCCAGGCCGCCCTCGCCAACAACGAATTCACCCCtcccccgccgccgccgccacctcCGGCCGCCCCCGCCCCGGCGGAGGAGCCCAAGGCCGAGGAGCCCGCCGCCCCACCAGCGAAGTCGGAGCCGGAGGAGCCCCCGAAGCCAGCGGAGCCGGAGGAGCCTCCGAAGCCAGCGGTGGCTGAGGAGCCCGCGGCATCGGCCAAGGTCGAGACACCACCTCCGCCGCCGCCGGCGGAGGAAAAGGCGGTGGTGGTGGAGGAGGACGGGGCCAAGACGGTGGAGGCCATCGAGGAGACCGTCGTCCCCGTTGTCCCCCCGGCCACGGAGGAGGTGACTCCGGCCGCCGAGCCAGAAAAGGAGGCCCCCGCTGAAGCGGCGGCGGCGGCTCCGGAGGAGGAGGTTTTCATCTGGGGCGTCCCCCTCGTCGGCGACGAGAAGAGCGACACCATCCTGCTGAAGTTCCTCCGCGCGCGGGACTTCAAGGCGAAGGACGCCATGACCATGATCAAGAACGCCGTGATCTGGAGGAAGCAGTTCGGCATCGATGCCCTCCTCGAGGAGGACCTGGGCCTCCCGGAGTTGGAGAAGGTGGTCTTCATGCACGGCTACGACAAGGAGGGCCACCCCGTGTGCTATAACGTCTATGGGGAGTTCCAAAACAAGGAGCTTTATGACAAGGCCTTCGGCGACGAGGAGAAGCGGCAGAGGTTCCTCAAGTGGAGGATCCAGTACCTGGAGAAGGGGATCAGGAGCCAATTGGACTTCACTCCGGGAGGGATTTCCTCCATGGTCCAGGTGACCGATCTGAGGAACTCGCCGAAGCTGGGGAAGCACCGCCAGGCCACGAAGCAGGCCCTCACCATGCTCCAAGACAACTATCCTGAATTCATTGCCAagaag GTGTTCATCAATGTTCCATGGTGGTACTTGGCTTTCAATAGGATGATCAGTCCCTTCTTCACACAGAGGACCAAGAGCAAGTTTGTCTTCGCAGGACCATCTAAATCAGCAGAGACCCTCTTCAA ATACATTGCACCTGAGCAGGTCCCAGTTCAATATGGAGGTCTAAGCAAGGACAACGACCCTGATTTCACCACCTCTGATGCTGTTGCTGAAGTCACTATCAAGCCTTCATTCAAGCAAACAGTTGAAATTCCAGTTACTGAG CAGCCATGCCTTGTGGTCTGGGAGCTCCGAGTCTTAGGATGGGAGGTGAGCTATGGAGCTGAGTTTGTCCCAAATGCAGAGGATGGGTATACAGTGATTGTCCAGAAGACAAGGAAGTTGGCTGCCACTGAAGAGCCTGTGGTGAAGGCCTCCTTCAAGGTCAGTGAGCCCGGCAAGGTGGTTCTTATTGTCGACAACCCTACTTCCAAGAAGAAGAAGCTCCTTTACAGATCGAAGGCCAAGAGCTCTACTGGATCTATATGA